The Microbacterium sp. SORGH_AS_0862 genome has a segment encoding these proteins:
- the trpS gene encoding tryptophan--tRNA ligase has product MSKARLYSGMQPSADSLQIGNYIGALLQWRDLQESYDAFFSVVDLHALTQPNDPAELRAKTRRTAAQYIAAGIEPSKSALYVQSHVPAHAELAWVLSTITGFGEAGRMTQFKDKSQRYGSDATNVGLFTYPVLMAADILLYQTNVVPVGDDQKQHVELTRDLAERFNARYGKTFTVPTPVIQQDTARIYDLQNPTSKMSKSAESDAGVLWLLDDPAVSAKKIMRAVTDSEGVVRYDRETKPGVSNLLVIFAALTGRQIPSIEDEFAGRGYGDFKKALAEVVVSEFGPVRERALAMLDDPAELDRALAVNAQKASAVAEQTLGDVYDRIGLLRRS; this is encoded by the coding sequence GTGAGCAAAGCGCGCCTGTACTCCGGAATGCAGCCCTCGGCCGACTCTCTCCAGATCGGCAACTACATCGGGGCCCTGCTGCAGTGGCGCGACCTGCAGGAGTCGTACGACGCGTTCTTCTCCGTCGTCGACCTGCATGCGCTCACCCAGCCGAACGACCCGGCAGAGCTCCGCGCGAAGACCCGGCGCACGGCCGCTCAGTACATCGCCGCCGGAATCGAGCCGTCGAAGTCGGCGCTGTACGTGCAGTCGCACGTTCCCGCGCACGCCGAGCTGGCGTGGGTCCTGTCGACGATCACCGGCTTCGGCGAGGCCGGGCGGATGACGCAGTTCAAGGACAAGTCGCAGCGCTACGGCAGCGACGCGACCAATGTGGGCCTGTTCACCTACCCGGTGCTCATGGCGGCCGACATCCTGCTGTACCAGACCAACGTGGTCCCCGTGGGAGACGACCAGAAGCAGCACGTCGAGCTGACCCGCGACCTGGCCGAGCGTTTCAACGCGCGCTACGGCAAGACGTTCACGGTGCCGACGCCCGTCATCCAGCAGGACACGGCTCGCATCTACGATCTGCAGAACCCGACGTCGAAGATGTCGAAGTCGGCGGAGTCCGATGCGGGTGTGCTGTGGCTGCTGGACGATCCGGCGGTCAGCGCGAAGAAGATCATGCGCGCGGTGACCGACTCCGAGGGTGTGGTGCGCTACGACCGCGAGACCAAGCCGGGTGTGTCGAACCTGCTCGTGATCTTCGCCGCTCTCACGGGCCGGCAGATCCCCTCCATCGAGGACGAGTTCGCGGGCCGCGGTTACGGCGACTTCAAGAAGGCGCTGGCGGAGGTCGTCGTGTCGGAGTTCGGCCCGGTGCGCGAGCGCGCCCTGGCCATGCTCGACGATCCGGCCGAACTCGACCGCGCCCTGGCCGTCAACGCTCAGAAGGCCTCGGCCGTGGCTGAGCAGACCCTCGGCGACGTCTACGACCGCATCGGCCTGCTCCGCCGCAGCTGA
- a CDS encoding succinate dehydrogenase iron-sulfur subunit, with the protein MAATAIAETTTEASQVQETNDSGIQAFLVTFIVRRFNPELDEEPRWVDYDVEVYSTDRVLDALHKIKWEVDGSLAFRRSCAHGICGSDAMRINGRNRLACKTLIKDLDISKPIYVEAIKGLPLEKDLIVDMEPFFASYREVQPFLIANSTPEKGKERVQSIVDRERFDDTTKCILCAACTSSCPVFWTDGQYFGPAAIVNAHRFIFDSRDDAGDVRLDILNDKEGVWRCRTTFNCTEACPRGIQVTKAIAEVKQAVLRG; encoded by the coding sequence ATGGCCGCCACCGCCATCGCCGAGACCACCACCGAAGCCTCCCAGGTGCAGGAGACCAACGACTCCGGCATCCAGGCGTTCCTGGTCACCTTCATCGTGCGCCGGTTCAACCCGGAGCTGGACGAGGAGCCGCGCTGGGTCGACTACGACGTCGAGGTGTACTCCACCGACCGCGTGCTCGACGCCCTGCACAAGATCAAGTGGGAGGTCGACGGTTCGCTCGCCTTCCGCCGGTCGTGCGCACACGGCATCTGCGGCTCGGATGCCATGCGCATCAACGGTCGCAACCGCCTCGCCTGCAAGACGCTGATCAAGGACCTCGACATCTCGAAGCCGATCTACGTCGAGGCGATCAAGGGCCTGCCGCTGGAGAAGGACCTCATCGTCGACATGGAGCCCTTCTTCGCGTCCTACCGCGAGGTGCAGCCGTTCCTCATCGCGAACTCCACGCCCGAGAAGGGCAAGGAGCGCGTGCAGTCGATCGTCGACCGCGAGCGCTTCGACGACACCACGAAGTGCATCCTCTGCGCCGCGTGCACCTCGTCGTGCCCCGTGTTCTGGACCGACGGCCAATACTTCGGCCCCGCCGCCATCGTGAACGCGCACCGCTTCATCTTCGACTCGCGCGACGACGCGGGCGACGTGCGCCTGGACATCCTCAACGACAAGGAGGGGGTGTGGCGCTGCCGCACCACCTTCAACTGCACCGAGGCGTGCCCCCGCGGCATCCAGGTGACCAAGGCGATCGCCGAGGTCAAGCAGGCGGTCCTTCGCGGCTGA
- a CDS encoding exodeoxyribonuclease III, translating into MSRTLRIASVNVNGIRAAVRNGMAGWLDTAGVDILTLQEVRAELTHLESALPGWELVHDESLSKGRSGVAVASRIPITASRIELGDEDVDSRGRWIEADVEVDGEQLTVVSAYVHSGEDGTPRQDAKYGFLDAMSVRLAELAQDDALALVTGDLNVGHRPLDIKNWRGNQKKAGFLPRERSYFDRFFGDAGSLVTGVDGVEGVGLGWVDVGRRFAGEVDGPYTWWSNRGQAFDNDTGWRIDYHMATPALATRVADYRVARAASYAERWSDHAPVVADYRLGD; encoded by the coding sequence GTGTCACGAACCCTCCGCATCGCCTCTGTCAACGTCAACGGAATCCGCGCCGCGGTGAGAAACGGCATGGCCGGCTGGCTCGACACCGCGGGAGTCGACATCCTGACCCTGCAGGAGGTACGCGCCGAGCTCACCCACCTCGAGAGCGCGCTGCCGGGGTGGGAGCTCGTGCACGACGAGTCGCTGAGCAAGGGGCGCTCCGGAGTGGCGGTGGCCAGCCGCATCCCGATCACCGCATCCCGCATCGAGCTGGGCGACGAGGACGTCGACTCGCGCGGCCGCTGGATCGAGGCCGACGTCGAGGTCGACGGCGAGCAGCTCACGGTGGTCAGCGCCTATGTGCACTCCGGCGAAGACGGTACTCCCCGCCAGGACGCGAAGTACGGATTCCTCGACGCGATGAGCGTCCGCCTCGCGGAGCTGGCGCAGGACGACGCGCTCGCGCTCGTCACCGGAGACCTGAACGTCGGGCACCGCCCGCTCGACATCAAGAACTGGCGCGGCAATCAGAAGAAGGCGGGATTCCTCCCCCGCGAGCGCTCGTACTTCGACCGTTTCTTCGGCGATGCCGGCTCTCTGGTGACCGGCGTCGACGGGGTCGAGGGCGTCGGTCTCGGCTGGGTCGATGTGGGGCGCCGGTTCGCCGGCGAGGTCGACGGCCCCTACACCTGGTGGTCCAACCGCGGCCAGGCGTTCGACAACGACACGGGGTGGCGGATCGACTACCACATGGCCACTCCCGCCCTCGCGACGCGTGTGGCCGATTACCGGGTCGCGCGTGCCGCGTCGTACGCCGAACGGTGGAGCGACCACGCTCCCGTGGTGGCCGACTACCGCCTGGGCGACTGA
- a CDS encoding type IV toxin-antitoxin system AbiEi family antitoxin domain-containing protein, with translation MLLSSPTYLRTAELRLRGYTRAMIRRAVDCGDLIRVRRGRYVWGGIDERHLVAARAGGRLDCLSLLGALGVFVLSDGETHLQFDRADSRLPRRHRDIRAHWRESACARADLHADLVEALAQACCCQSPRVAVASLDSALHLGLIGADELDAIFDRLPRRYRALRALVDARAEAGTETLVRLMLRSLGYRPALQVRLRGVGRVDLLVDEWLIVECDSRAFHGDVSQQIRDRRRDLAAAELGYVTIRILAEDVFHRPDAVRAALRAVLARQRRGGRSRGND, from the coding sequence ATGCTGCTGTCGTCGCCCACATACCTGCGCACCGCCGAGCTGCGGCTGCGTGGCTACACCCGTGCGATGATTCGGCGCGCGGTCGACTGTGGCGACCTCATCCGGGTACGACGCGGTCGGTACGTCTGGGGCGGCATCGATGAGCGACACCTGGTCGCTGCCCGCGCGGGTGGACGTCTCGACTGCTTGTCGCTGCTCGGTGCGCTCGGCGTCTTCGTCCTGTCGGACGGCGAGACCCATCTGCAGTTCGATCGTGCGGACTCGCGCTTGCCGCGCCGTCACCGCGACATACGTGCGCACTGGCGTGAGTCCGCGTGCGCGCGGGCGGATCTCCACGCCGATCTGGTGGAGGCGCTCGCCCAGGCGTGCTGCTGTCAGTCGCCCAGAGTCGCCGTCGCGAGCCTCGACAGTGCGCTGCATCTCGGGCTGATCGGTGCTGACGAGCTCGACGCGATCTTCGACCGGCTTCCGCGGCGCTACCGGGCTCTGCGCGCGCTCGTCGATGCTCGGGCCGAGGCGGGCACGGAGACGCTCGTGCGGCTGATGCTGCGGAGCCTGGGATACCGCCCCGCGCTGCAGGTCCGGCTTCGGGGAGTGGGGAGGGTGGACCTGCTCGTCGATGAATGGCTCATCGTGGAGTGTGACAGTCGCGCGTTCCACGGTGACGTCTCACAGCAGATCCGCGATCGGCGCCGAGACCTCGCCGCGGCCGAGTTGGGCTATGTGACGATCCGAATCCTTGCAGAGGACGTCTTCCACCGCCCGGATGCGGTGCGCGCCGCTCTCCGCGCGGTACTCGCTCGTCAGCGGCGCGGGGGTCGCAGCAGAGGGAACGACTGA
- a CDS encoding YihY/virulence factor BrkB family protein, with translation MRRAAENDADARFVLPQDESSLRERWDSAQANLRERLDEPIEKATELTRRTLAWFPIRVWRHFLQHNGFLLAAGVSYQSLFAIFAGIYLAAAAVGLWLGGDDAAVHQLIDIVNSYIPALISENGLIKPSQVEAVASQSSGGLLPVTGAIALVVVIWTAIGFITYTRRAVRDTFGLPFDSRSYLMLKARDLLAAALFGIALLAGWVLVQITTWALDLLAGILQWQPDSTWSTILARALSLVVAFLVNAVALALLFRFLTGTSLRWRRIWPGSILGGAALALLQVGAGLLLRYTPSNPLIATFAIFIGFLLWFRITGIVILVAAAWIAVSTSDRDLPLVELSDAEREALEVHALSVAAQVRLREARERARHASWWQRPAARRRVQRAAQERDAAAAAVAALTTRPGLRHLLD, from the coding sequence GTGAGGCGAGCTGCGGAGAACGACGCCGACGCGCGATTTGTGCTGCCCCAAGACGAGAGCTCCCTGCGGGAGCGGTGGGACTCGGCGCAGGCGAACCTGCGCGAACGTCTCGATGAGCCGATCGAGAAGGCGACGGAACTCACCCGTCGCACCCTCGCCTGGTTCCCCATCCGGGTCTGGCGGCACTTCCTCCAGCACAACGGCTTCCTGTTGGCGGCGGGCGTCAGCTACCAGTCCCTGTTCGCGATCTTCGCCGGCATCTATCTCGCAGCGGCCGCCGTCGGGCTCTGGCTCGGCGGCGACGACGCAGCCGTGCACCAGCTGATCGACATCGTCAACAGCTACATCCCCGCCCTCATCAGCGAGAACGGGCTCATCAAACCGAGCCAGGTCGAGGCCGTCGCCTCGCAGAGCAGCGGGGGGCTGCTGCCGGTGACCGGGGCCATTGCTCTCGTGGTGGTCATCTGGACGGCCATCGGCTTCATCACCTATACCCGCCGCGCGGTGCGGGACACGTTCGGCCTCCCCTTCGACTCCCGCAGCTACCTCATGCTGAAGGCTCGGGACCTCCTGGCGGCCGCACTGTTCGGCATCGCGCTGCTCGCCGGCTGGGTGCTCGTGCAGATCACCACGTGGGCACTGGACCTGTTGGCCGGCATCCTGCAGTGGCAGCCGGACTCCACGTGGTCGACCATCCTCGCGCGCGCACTCAGCCTGGTAGTCGCGTTCCTGGTCAACGCCGTCGCACTCGCCCTTCTCTTCCGTTTCCTCACCGGTACGTCGCTGCGCTGGCGTCGCATCTGGCCGGGATCGATCCTCGGCGGCGCTGCTCTCGCCCTGCTGCAGGTGGGCGCGGGCCTCCTGCTGCGCTACACGCCGAGCAATCCGCTCATTGCGACCTTCGCCATCTTCATCGGCTTCCTTCTGTGGTTCCGCATCACCGGCATCGTGATCCTCGTGGCGGCGGCATGGATCGCGGTGTCCACCTCCGACCGCGACCTGCCGCTGGTCGAGTTGAGCGACGCCGAGCGCGAAGCACTCGAAGTGCACGCGCTGTCGGTCGCCGCGCAGGTGCGCCTGCGCGAGGCGCGCGAGCGCGCCCGTCACGCGTCGTGGTGGCAACGCCCCGCCGCCCGACGCCGGGTCCAGCGAGCAGCGCAGGAACGGGATGCGGCCGCCGCCGCCGTCGCGGCGCTCACCACGCGGCCGGGGTTGCGGCACCTCCTCGACTGA